One genomic segment of [Phormidium] sp. ETS-05 includes these proteins:
- the hisIE gene encoding bifunctional phosphoribosyl-AMP cyclohydrolase/phosphoribosyl-ATP diphosphatase HisIE: MTNDQAQSIPVDEIKYNSRGLVPAIAQDYLDGTVLMMAWMNRESLQKTLETGEAWYWSRSRQELWHKGATSGHIQKVKSLRYDCDSDCLLITIEQIGDIACHTGERSCFHRVDNQIIPPPADTLSQVFQVICDRRDNPTEASYTSKLFAGGDNKILKKIGEESAEVVMACKDDNPEDIANEAADLFYHTMVALAHHKVDLRAVYQKLQQRRR, encoded by the coding sequence ATGACAAATGACCAAGCACAATCTATCCCAGTGGATGAAATTAAGTATAATAGTCGGGGATTGGTGCCCGCGATCGCCCAGGACTATCTCGATGGTACTGTGCTAATGATGGCATGGATGAACCGGGAATCACTGCAAAAAACCCTGGAAACTGGGGAAGCCTGGTATTGGAGCCGATCGCGCCAAGAATTATGGCACAAAGGCGCCACCTCTGGACATATTCAAAAAGTAAAATCTCTCCGCTACGACTGCGACTCCGATTGTTTGCTCATCACGATCGAGCAAATTGGCGATATCGCCTGTCACACTGGGGAACGCAGTTGCTTCCATCGCGTTGATAACCAAATCATCCCACCCCCCGCCGACACCTTATCCCAGGTATTTCAGGTGATATGCGATCGGCGGGACAACCCCACAGAAGCATCCTACACCAGCAAATTATTTGCTGGCGGCGATAACAAAATCCTCAAAAAAATCGGGGAAGAATCCGCCGAAGTAGTCATGGCATGCAAAGACGACAACCCCGAAGACATCGCCAATGAAGCCGCCGACCTATTTTATCACACAATGGTTGCTCTAGCTCACCATAAAGTTGACCTGCGAGCAGTCTATCAAAAACTACAACAAAGGCGGCGTTAA
- a CDS encoding calcium-binding protein encodes MRVLIAIPHVFNPKGGGGYGSQGANPHPRISALTQSVQSLHALFGSQQVYFRYTDKLYSLPANHKHPVQIDVVVCTTQNLHILDRLPVPAGCYKHYPTQCEPMLLGFECHGVLKAGLGNYDYYGYMEDDIIIHDPLFFHKLAWFNSWVDNGWLLQPNRFEIAQNDDNFAKNYIDPELLFHTGKPEENFAHYFNDNLTITAKVMGKEVIIRRAENPHSGCFFLNQQQMELWAGQKYFMDRDARFFGPLESAASLGIARTFRVYKPGIENANFLELEHFGSGWSEKIHGTVFT; translated from the coding sequence ATGCGCGTTTTGATTGCTATTCCTCATGTTTTCAACCCCAAGGGTGGTGGGGGATATGGCTCCCAAGGTGCCAATCCCCACCCCCGCATATCCGCTTTGACCCAATCTGTGCAATCCCTCCACGCTCTATTTGGTAGTCAGCAGGTGTATTTTCGCTACACAGATAAACTATATAGTTTGCCCGCCAACCACAAACATCCCGTGCAAATTGATGTAGTGGTTTGCACTACCCAAAATCTGCATATTTTAGACCGCCTCCCGGTTCCAGCCGGATGTTACAAACATTACCCAACTCAGTGCGAACCGATGTTATTGGGTTTTGAATGCCACGGAGTTTTAAAAGCCGGTTTAGGCAATTACGATTATTATGGTTACATGGAAGATGATATCATTATCCATGACCCATTATTTTTTCACAAATTAGCCTGGTTTAACTCTTGGGTAGATAACGGCTGGCTGCTGCAACCGAATCGGTTTGAGATTGCCCAAAATGATGATAATTTTGCGAAAAACTATATTGACCCAGAGCTATTGTTTCACACAGGCAAACCAGAGGAAAACTTTGCTCATTATTTTAACGATAATTTAACTATTACGGCGAAAGTTATGGGAAAAGAGGTTATAATTAGAAGGGCGGAAAATCCCCATTCGGGCTGTTTTTTCCTAAATCAGCAACAAATGGAGCTATGGGCTGGGCAAAAATATTTTATGGATAGAGATGCCCGGTTTTTTGGTCCTTTGGAGAGTGCCGCATCTCTGGGGATTGCCCGCACGTTTCGGGTGTATAAACCGGGGATAGAAAATGCTAATTTTTTAGAACTTGAGCATTTTGGCTCCGGTTGGAGTGAAAAAATCCACGGTACTGTATTTACATAG
- the hemL gene encoding glutamate-1-semialdehyde 2,1-aminomutase — protein MVTTTLNTTKSEEIFAAAQKLMPGGVSSPVRAFKSVGGQPIVFDRVLGSYIWDVDGNKYIDYVGTWGPAICGHAHPEVIAALKDALDKGTSFGAPCFQENILAEMVIDAVPSIEMVRFVNSGTEACMSVLRLMRAFTGREKIIKFEGCYHGHADMFLVKAGSGVATLGLPDSPGVPKSTTGNTLTAPYNDLEAVKTLFEQHPEQIAGVILEPVVGNAGFIPPDAGFLEGLRLLTQDYGALLMFDEVMTGFRIAYGGAQEKFGVKPDLTTLGKVIGGGLPVGAYGGRKDIMSMVAPAGPMYQAGTLSGNPLAMTAGIKTLELLNKPGTYEYLDKITQKLAQGLLAAAKETGHEACGGSLSAMFGLFFTAGPVHNYEDAKKSDTSKFGRFHRGMLERGVYLAPSQFEAGFTSLAHTDEDIEQTIQIAREVMARL, from the coding sequence TTGGTGACAACTACGTTGAATACCACAAAATCTGAAGAAATCTTCGCCGCTGCCCAAAAACTGATGCCGGGTGGGGTTAGCTCACCTGTGCGGGCGTTCAAGTCTGTGGGGGGACAGCCGATCGTATTCGATCGCGTCCTCGGTTCCTACATCTGGGATGTCGATGGCAACAAATACATCGACTATGTAGGCACGTGGGGACCGGCAATCTGCGGTCACGCCCACCCAGAAGTCATCGCCGCCCTGAAAGACGCCCTAGACAAAGGCACCAGCTTCGGCGCTCCCTGCTTCCAGGAAAACATTCTAGCGGAAATGGTCATCGATGCAGTGCCTTCCATAGAAATGGTACGCTTTGTCAACTCCGGGACCGAGGCGTGCATGTCCGTCCTGCGGTTGATGCGAGCCTTCACCGGACGGGAAAAAATCATTAAATTTGAAGGCTGCTACCACGGACACGCCGATATGTTCTTAGTCAAAGCAGGCTCAGGAGTCGCTACCCTGGGTTTACCAGACTCTCCCGGCGTCCCCAAATCTACCACAGGCAACACCCTCACCGCCCCCTACAACGACTTGGAAGCGGTAAAAACCCTGTTTGAACAGCATCCCGAGCAAATTGCCGGGGTGATTTTGGAACCAGTGGTGGGGAATGCAGGGTTTATCCCCCCCGATGCGGGTTTCCTGGAAGGGTTGCGCCTGCTGACGCAAGACTATGGGGCTCTGCTCATGTTTGATGAAGTGATGACCGGTTTTCGCATCGCCTACGGTGGAGCCCAGGAAAAATTCGGCGTCAAACCGGACTTAACCACCCTAGGGAAAGTGATTGGCGGCGGTTTGCCCGTGGGGGCCTACGGCGGACGCAAAGACATTATGTCAATGGTGGCCCCCGCCGGTCCGATGTACCAAGCCGGGACCCTTTCGGGAAATCCTCTGGCGATGACAGCGGGGATTAAAACCCTGGAGTTGCTGAACAAACCGGGGACTTACGAGTATCTGGACAAAATCACCCAGAAGCTGGCTCAAGGACTGCTGGCGGCGGCGAAGGAAACCGGACATGAAGCCTGTGGCGGTTCCCTCAGTGCCATGTTTGGTTTATTCTTTACCGCCGGTCCGGTTCACAACTATGAAGACGCCAAAAAGTCCGACACCAGTAAATTTGGCCGTTTTCATCGGGGAATGTTGGAGCGGGGAGTTTACCTAGCTCCCTCCCAGTTTGAAGCTGGGTTTACTTCTTTGGCTCATACGGATGAGGATATAGAGCAGACTATCCAAATCGCCCGCGAAGTCATGGCTCGCCTGTAA
- a CDS encoding zeta toxin family protein, whose translation MPNLYMIGGANGSGKTTVSRQLLPNVFNCLEYVNADTIAAGISAFNPEAVAIQAGRLMLERLQILSKSGVDFAFETTLAARTFAPFLRSCKNQGYTINLMYFWLPTPELAIERVRQRVASGGHSIPEAVIRRRYERGRHNLISLYIPLCDTWIIYDNSHAVSWLVAEGVRERSPIIYQPEIWQQITNLSYE comes from the coding sequence TTGCCGAATCTTTACATGATTGGTGGTGCTAACGGTTCGGGGAAAACTACTGTTTCTCGCCAGTTATTGCCCAATGTATTTAACTGCTTGGAATATGTCAATGCAGATACGATCGCTGCTGGGATTTCGGCTTTTAATCCAGAAGCTGTAGCCATACAAGCAGGGCGTTTAATGTTAGAACGGCTCCAAATACTTTCTAAGTCTGGCGTTGATTTTGCTTTCGAGACTACCCTGGCGGCTCGAACCTTTGCCCCTTTTTTGAGAAGTTGCAAAAATCAGGGCTATACCATTAATCTGATGTACTTCTGGTTGCCGACTCCTGAGTTAGCAATAGAAAGGGTACGGCAGCGGGTTGCTAGTGGGGGACATTCTATCCCTGAAGCCGTGATTCGCAGGCGGTATGAAAGAGGGCGCCACAATTTGATATCATTGTATATACCCTTGTGCGACACCTGGATAATTTACGATAATTCTCACGCGGTGTCCTGGTTAGTGGCAGAAGGTGTGAGGGAGCGATCGCCTATAATTTATCAACCTGAAATCTGGCAACAAATCACCAATTTATCATATGAATGA
- a CDS encoding CHAT domain-containing tetratricopeptide repeat protein, translating into MSDTDNQKPRAEELQQQASDQFNRSEYPAAIESWQQSLDIYRQIGDKQGAAYCLDCLGLTYNALGQYQRAIEFYNQELAIKREIGNRRGEAVALGNLGNAYRSLGEYKEAIEFHNQELAICREIGHRQWEAASLGNLGLTYDSLGQYQKAIEFHQQSLAIFKEIGEKQGEVASLRNLGNATNKLFQQGRDQFNRSEYPAAIESWQKSLEICRQIGSRGGEADALNGLGNVYHFLGQYQRAIEFHQQSLAISKDISHKQGEADALNGLGNAYRFLGQYKEAIKFHQQSLAISREIGDKQGEADALNGLGNAYYSLGQYQRAIEFHQQSSAIKREIGDKRGEAVSLSNLGNAYHFLGQYQRAIELHQQSLAFRREIGDRRGEAASLNNLGNSCYALGQYQRAIKFHEQSLEIKREIGHRWGEANSLGNLGGAYKVLGEYQRAIELHEQSLAIKREIGHRRGEAGSLSGLGNAYLSLGQYKEAIEFHQQSLAIKREIGNKRGEAVSLDSLGDTYHSLGQYQEAIKFHQQSLAIRREIGHRRGEANSLKGLGDALLKNHQIPEAEANLRQAMEVCESLRQGLAQDEDKISIFETQTETYTLLQEALVAQDKFNEALAIAERGRARAFVEELRRRLGREGSDDFIDIPQMVAVAEEQNATLVEYSIVSEDIYIWVISPSGEISFRRANLSLLTEDDYRDIAPNGKFRERLDILILQARVSLGIAEKDKEGKPIPRNPRFPCDDRGYPLMRLLYDILIGPILDLLPESPNQIIFIPHYELFLVPFAALQDAAGQYVIEKYPIRIAPSIQVLQTARQRHLQLQLMSLMEREKALVVGDPKIHPKWTQNPYQLQQLVRAREAAEAIGQLFATTPLLGEQATKVAVIDKMRNVRVVQIFAHGLLDDSGDKGIPGTIILAPSDPTDETDDGGLNAGEILGLKLSAEIVILTACSTGKGKITGDGVVGLSRCFVLAGVPSLIVSLWDIGAPAAKFLMAEFYQNLERGENRATALRQAMLTAKNGDTYNYPKAWAGFTLIGEADHFSLTLENFSEVLRRMSIPDNTEPEVIVKALSGLLDIDNPQNKAKYLQILSQLLQPNDTLEQQAAKIRETYAAYPALEDKIENEIANMGLSDAKKSTPEMKAELKRELEVKVLENLNRQNNPTPPDKP; encoded by the coding sequence ATGTCAGACACAGATAACCAAAAGCCCCGAGCTGAAGAACTCCAGCAACAAGCCAGCGACCAATTTAATCGGAGTGAATACCCCGCCGCCATCGAATCTTGGCAACAATCCCTAGACATTTACCGCCAAATCGGCGACAAACAGGGGGCCGCTTATTGTCTGGATTGTTTGGGATTAACTTACAATGCCCTAGGGCAGTACCAAAGGGCCATAGAATTCTATAACCAGGAATTGGCGATAAAAAGGGAAATCGGCAATAGACGGGGGGAAGCTGTTGCTCTGGGCAATTTGGGCAATGCTTACCGTTCTCTAGGGGAGTACAAAGAGGCCATAGAATTCCATAACCAGGAATTGGCGATATGTAGGGAAATTGGCCACAGACAGTGGGAAGCGGCTTCTCTGGGCAATTTGGGATTAACTTACGATTCCCTAGGGCAGTACCAAAAAGCCATAGAATTCCACCAGCAGTCATTGGCGATATTTAAGGAAATTGGCGAGAAACAGGGGGAAGTAGCTTCTCTGCGCAATTTGGGCAATGCTACTAATAAACTATTCCAACAAGGCAGAGACCAATTTAATCGGAGTGAATACCCCGCCGCCATAGAATCTTGGCAAAAATCCCTAGAAATTTGCCGCCAAATCGGCTCCAGAGGGGGGGAAGCTGATGCTCTCAACGGTTTGGGGAATGTTTACCATTTTCTGGGGCAGTACCAACGGGCCATAGAATTTCACCAGCAGTCATTGGCGATATCTAAGGACATCAGCCACAAACAGGGAGAAGCTGATGCTCTCAACGGTTTGGGCAATGCTTACCGTTTCCTAGGGCAGTACAAAGAGGCGATCAAATTCCACCAGCAGTCATTGGCGATATCCAGGGAAATCGGCGACAAACAGGGGGAAGCTGATGCTCTCAACGGTTTGGGCAATGCTTATTATTCCCTAGGGCAGTACCAACGGGCGATCGAATTCCACCAGCAGTCATCGGCGATAAAAAGGGAAATTGGCGACAAACGGGGGGAAGCTGTTTCTCTGAGCAATTTGGGCAATGCTTACCATTTCCTAGGGCAGTACCAACGGGCGATAGAATTACACCAGCAGTCATTGGCGTTCAGAAGGGAGATTGGCGACAGACGGGGGGAAGCAGCTTCTTTGAACAATTTGGGCAATTCTTGCTATGCCCTAGGGCAGTATCAACGGGCGATAAAATTCCACGAGCAGTCATTAGAGATAAAAAGGGAAATCGGCCACAGATGGGGGGAAGCTAATTCTCTGGGCAATTTGGGCGGAGCTTACAAGGTCTTAGGGGAGTACCAACGGGCGATAGAATTGCACGAACAGTCATTGGCGATAAAAAGGGAAATCGGCCACAGACGGGGGGAAGCAGGTTCTCTGAGTGGTTTGGGCAATGCTTACCTTTCCCTAGGACAGTACAAAGAGGCCATAGAATTCCATCAGCAGTCATTGGCGATAAAAAGGGAAATTGGCAACAAACGGGGGGAAGCAGTTTCTCTGGACAGTTTGGGCGATACTTACCATTCCCTAGGACAGTACCAAGAGGCGATAAAATTCCATCAGCAGTCATTGGCGATAAGAAGGGAAATTGGCCACAGACGGGGGGAAGCTAATTCTCTGAAAGGTTTAGGTGATGCACTCCTGAAAAACCACCAAATCCCGGAAGCTGAAGCGAATTTACGCCAAGCAATGGAGGTTTGCGAAAGTCTGCGGCAGGGTTTAGCTCAAGATGAAGATAAAATCTCGATTTTTGAAACTCAAACGGAAACCTACACCCTGCTGCAAGAGGCTCTAGTTGCCCAAGATAAGTTTAACGAGGCTTTGGCAATTGCCGAGCGGGGGCGGGCCAGGGCGTTTGTGGAGGAGTTGCGGCGGCGGTTGGGGAGGGAGGGGAGTGATGATTTTATCGATATCCCGCAAATGGTCGCCGTGGCTGAGGAGCAAAACGCCACTCTGGTGGAATATTCCATCGTTTCTGAAGATATCTATATCTGGGTGATTTCCCCCAGCGGTGAAATTAGCTTCCGCCGAGCCAACCTGTCACTACTCACAGAAGACGACTACCGCGACATTGCCCCTAATGGCAAGTTTCGGGAACGGTTAGATATTCTGATTTTGCAAGCCAGGGTATCTCTGGGTATCGCAGAAAAGGATAAGGAAGGCAAACCCATCCCCCGCAACCCGAGATTTCCTTGCGACGATCGGGGCTATCCCTTGATGCGATTACTTTACGATATCCTCATCGGCCCGATTCTGGACCTATTGCCCGAGTCCCCAAACCAAATCATCTTTATCCCCCATTACGAACTGTTCCTCGTCCCCTTCGCCGCTCTCCAGGATGCAGCGGGGCAATATGTCATCGAGAAATATCCTATCCGCATTGCCCCATCTATCCAAGTCCTGCAAACTGCTCGTCAGCGTCACCTGCAACTGCAGTTAATGTCCTTGATGGAGCGGGAAAAAGCCCTGGTAGTGGGGGACCCGAAAATACACCCCAAATGGACACAAAACCCCTACCAACTGCAGCAGCTAGTCCGAGCCAGGGAGGCGGCGGAAGCCATAGGGCAACTGTTCGCCACCACCCCCCTCCTGGGAGAACAAGCCACCAAAGTCGCCGTTATCGATAAAATGCGGAATGTGCGGGTAGTGCAGATATTTGCCCACGGCTTGTTAGACGATTCTGGGGATAAAGGCATTCCCGGCACAATTATTTTAGCGCCATCGGATCCCACCGATGAAACCGACGATGGGGGGTTGAATGCAGGGGAAATTTTAGGCTTAAAATTAAGTGCCGAAATCGTAATTTTGACCGCTTGCAGTACCGGTAAGGGTAAAATTACAGGGGATGGGGTGGTAGGTTTGTCCCGGTGTTTCGTCCTGGCGGGAGTGCCCAGTTTAATTGTATCCCTTTGGGATATCGGTGCCCCCGCTGCCAAGTTCCTGATGGCAGAATTTTACCAAAATCTGGAACGGGGAGAAAACCGGGCCACTGCTTTGCGTCAAGCCATGTTAACCGCGAAAAACGGCGACACATACAACTATCCCAAAGCCTGGGCTGGTTTTACCCTCATCGGCGAAGCGGACCATTTCTCCCTCACTCTAGAAAATTTCTCGGAGGTTTTACGCCGTATGTCTATCCCCGACAATACAGAACCAGAAGTAATTGTCAAGGCTTTATCGGGTTTACTGGATATTGACAACCCCCAGAATAAAGCCAAATACCTGCAAATCCTCAGCCAACTCCTGCAACCCAATGATACCCTAGAACAGCAAGCTGCCAAAATCAGGGAGACTTACGCCGCCTACCCCGCATTAGAAGATAAAATCGAAAATGAAATCGCTAATATGGGGTTAAGCGATGCCAAGAAGTCAACGCCAGAAATGAAGGCAGAACTCAAACGCGAACTTGAGGTTAAGGTGCTGGAGAATCTTAACCGCCAGAATAATCCTACCCCGCCGGATAAGCCGTAA